The sequence CTGCCCGATGCGCGCCGCCTGTCCGACTACCGCTCGGCGCTCGCCGCCCTGTGAGCGGGAACCGCCGGGGCGCGTCGCGCGTCGGTGGGGCATGGGCGAGGTAGTGAAGTACGAGCTGGACGACGCCACGCAGGTGGCGTTCGAGATCGACCCCGGGGACGAGTACCGGCCGGTGGGGACGGCCGAGGACGTCCACGGGCGCGTGCGGGACGCGATCGACCCGGCGGTGCGGGCCGCGCGGGTCGTGCTGGAACGTCTGAAGGACGCCTCGCCGGACGAGGTCGAGGTGAAGTTCGGCGTCAAGGTGTCCGGCACGGCCAACTGGCTCATCGCCAAGGCCGCCACGGACGCGAACTTCGAGGTGAAACTCGTCTGGCGCTCGGGCGTCCCGGCTGCTGCTCCGGAAGAGGAACCCGAGGACGCGTAGTTTCGCCGGACGGGCCGGTCCTGCGGCTTCTAAGCTGAAAAGCCCCGTCCTCTGGAACCTTTCATGTCCCCTTTTCCCGGTGACTCCGCGTCGCCTCACGCCGCCGACAGCGCGTGGGCGGCGTTGGTCTTCGCGGGCGACCGGGCGCTCGGCAGCGCGGTGCTGGTGGACGCCACTCGGTTACTGACCTGCGACCATGTCGCGGTCGGCGATGACTTGTGGGTCGAGTTCCCGAAATCCGAGCGCGACGACGAGCGATATCGCGTCGTCCGGATCGAGCGGGCGCCGCGCTACGACCTGGCGCTGCTGACGCTGGACGGACCGTGCGGCGTCGCGCCCGCGCCCGTCCGGCACCCGCCGCCGGCCGGGCTGGTGGACCGGGCCTGGTGGACGTTCGGATATCCGGACGGGGAAGCGCACGGAAATGACGCCCGGGGTGTCGTCGGGATCGACCTCGGACGCGGTTTCGTGCGCCTGGACGCCCGTCCGGACTCGCGTTCTACTCTGCGCCGGGGATTCAGCGGAAGCGGCCTGTGGTCGCCGGAGTACCAGGCGGTCGTGGGCGTCGTCGTGGAGGCCAATCCGGCCGGCGACGGAAAGGCCGTGACCTTTCACAAGGCGATTTCCTGCTTCCCCGATGCGAAACTGGACCGCCTCGCGGCCTGGACCGCCGGGGACGCCGACGAGGTCGCCCGGACGTCCTGGGGAATCACCCGCCGTCCGGTTTCCGGCTGGAATCTGAGCGACGATCCGGAGACCGCGCGCCACTGGAGCCCGCGCGCCCGGGGCGTGACCGTGGACAGCGAGCGCGGCCACCGCTTCGAGGGCCGGGACGCGGCGCTGACGGAGATCGTCGGCTGGCTGGACGCCGCCCGTCCCGACCGGCGCGTCCTCGTGGTGACGGGCTCACCGGGCGTCGGCAAGTCGGCGGTGCTCGGCCGGATCGTCACCACCGCCGACTCCGTGCTCCGCGCCGAACTGCCCGCCGACGACAAGGGCGTCCGCGCGACGCCCGGGACCGTCCAGTGCGCCGTCCACGCCAAGGGCAAGACGGCCTTGGAGGTCGCGGCGGAAATCGCCCGCGCCGCGTCCGCACCCCTGCCCGAACGGCCCGACGACCTGGCCCCCGCCGTGCGCGCCGAACTGACCGAGCGTCCCCGCCCGTTCGCGATCGTCGTGGACGCGCTGGACGAGGCGTCCACGCCGGTCGACGCCCGCCGCGTCGTCGGCGACATCGTCCTGCCGCTCGCCCAGACCTGCGCCGACGTGGGCGTCCGGCTCGTCGTCGGCACGCGCCGCCACGACGACATCGGCGACCTGCTGGAGACGTTCGGCGCGGCCCGCGCCCTCATCGACCTGGACCTGCCCGAATACTTCGAGCTACGCGACCTCACGGCCTACGCCCTCGCGACGTTGCAGTTGAAGGGGTCCGAACGTCCCGGCAACCCCTACGACGACATCGACATCGCGAAGCCGGTCGCCGAACGGATCGCCGAGCGCTCCGACCGCAACTTCCTGGTCGCGGGCCTGGTCGCAAAGAGCCACGGCCTGTACGACACCGACCCGGTCGATCCGAACGTTCTGTCGTTCGTCGGCACGGTCGACAACGCGTTGCACGCCTTCCTCGCCCGCGTCCCGCCGGTGCGCGGCGTCCCGGCCGCCGACCTGCTCACCGTCCTCGCCCTCGCCTACGCCCAGGCCCCCGGCCTGCCCGCCGACCTGTGGCGGATCGCCGTGAACGCCCTGACCGACGTGCCGTTCACCGACCGGGATCTGCGCGCGTTCGCCCGCTCGTCGGCGGCGAACTTCCTGGTCGAGACCGCGCACGGCCAGTCGTACCGCCTGTTCCACCAAGCGCTGGACGACGTCCTGCTCGAAGCGCGCGCCAAGCTGACGCCTCGTGCAGAGGATGAACGCGCCATCGCGACGGCCTTCCTGGCCCACGGCCGCGCGACCGGCTGGGACGACGCGCCCGCCTATCTTCTGCGTTCCCTTTCCGCACACGCGGCGCCCGCAGGAATGCTCGACGCGCTGCTGGTCGATACCGGCTACATCCTGCACGCTGACATGCCGCGCCTGCTTGCCGACAAGCACCTGGCCCGGACCCATGCGGGGCGCACGCGCGTCCGTCTGCTCGACCTGACGCCGCAGGCCAGGCGCGCCGACCCGGCCGAACGTCTCGCGATGCTGGCCCTCACCGAGAAGATGGAAGGGATCGAGGGCACCTTCAACGCACTGACGGGCACGGCCGACGTCCCCTACAGGCCCATCTGGGCGACCACGCGCCACCGGCAGGAGGTCACCCGCTTTGAGGGCCATACCGGGCCGGTGCGCTCACTGTGCGCGCTCGCCCTCCCGGATGGGACGGTGGTGCTCGCGTCCGCCGCCGCCGACGACACCGTTCGCGTCTGGGATCCGACGACCGGCAGCACGCGCCACGTTCTGAACGTTGGCATCAACTGGGTGCGTGTGATGTGTGCGGTCCCGCTTCCCACCGGTGGGACGCTGCTGGCCACGGCCGGAGAGTTGAGTGGCATACGGGTCTGGGACCCGGTCACCGGAACCGAGACCTATCGCGTGCGCGGCTACGCCGGATTGGTGAACGGACTCTGTGCTCTGAATGATCGGGACGGGACGCCGCTGCTCGTCAGCGGCAGCACGGACGGCAAGCTGCGGATTTGGGATCCGGTCACCGGGCAGTTGCTTCGCCGTTTCGACGGATTCCGGGGAGCACTGTGCACCGTCCCTGGCGACGGCCCGTTGCTGGCGAGCGGCAGCGCGGACGGGTCGATACGGGTTTGGGATCCCATCACTGGCGTTACGCACCGGCTCTTGGACGACTTCGGGGAGCCGGGGAAAGCAATGTGCGCCCTTCCCGGAGCCGATGGACGCGTAGTTCTGGCGATCTCGGTCGGAGCGCATTCCGTCTATCTCTGTGATCTACAGGACGGCACGACGCGCCCTCTCGGCAGCCACTACGCGATGGGGCGTGCGATGTGCGCGCTGCCGGAGCCAGGTGGCGACGCTCGGCTGGCGATCATCGGCGACGAACGCGTCGTGCGGATTCGGCAGGTCCATGGCGGTTCTGGCTACCGGGTGTTCGAAGGCCACACCGACTGGGTCCGCGCCGTCTGTGCTTTTCCCGTGCCGGGGGGCGGGACGTTGATGGCCACCGGCGGCGACGATCACACCGTCCGGATCTGGGACTACGCAGGTGGGGACATGTCCTCGGGCACCCGAGAAGCCGTCGGCTCGGCGAACGCGCTTTGCTCGTTCACCGATCTCGACGGGCGTGCGTTACTCGCCGCTGCGGGCAGCGACGGAAAGGTGGAGATCGTGGACGAGTCGAACGGCGCGTCTGTGCTTTCCTACCGCCCCCACAATCGATCGGTGAACGCAGTGTGCGTGCTGCCTGTTCCGGACGGCGTTTACCTTGCCACGGTCGGCAACGACGGCACGGTACGGATCTCGGACCCGTGCACTGGGCAGCACCGTCATCTGCGGAACGAGCATGAGCGTTCGGTGAACGCCGTTTGCATGCTGGCCATCCCGGGCGGCAGAACTCTACTCGTGACCGGGAGCAACGACTGCAAAGCGCGGATCTGGGATCTTCGGACCGGTAGGGTCCGGCACGACCTGAGCGGTCATACCAACGGTGTCCGCGCGGTCTGCGCCGTTCCGTTCCCCGGCCAGGACGTCTTGCTGGCGACCGCGGGGGACGACTGGACGGTCCGGCTTTGGGATCCGCGCACGGCGTCCCCGCGTGCGGTCCTCGAAGGCCACACAGGCGGGATCAACGCGCTGGCGGTCGTGCCGGACGCCGGGGGAGGCGTTCTGCTGGCGAGCGCGAGCAACGACCGCACCGTCCGGCTCTGGGATCCAGAGACCTGGACGGTGCGGCAGGTGCTCGAAGGGCACACCGACTGGGTGAACGCCGTCTGCGTGCTGCCGCGCCGGGACGGCCGGGTGCGATTGGCGACGGCGAGCAACGACCGGACGGTCCGGGTGTGGGACCTGCGGTCGGCGTCGTCGCTCACCATCCCCGTCCACCACACCGCGCACGCGGTC comes from Actinomadura rubteroloni and encodes:
- a CDS encoding trypsin-like peptidase domain-containing protein, with the translated sequence MSPFPGDSASPHAADSAWAALVFAGDRALGSAVLVDATRLLTCDHVAVGDDLWVEFPKSERDDERYRVVRIERAPRYDLALLTLDGPCGVAPAPVRHPPPAGLVDRAWWTFGYPDGEAHGNDARGVVGIDLGRGFVRLDARPDSRSTLRRGFSGSGLWSPEYQAVVGVVVEANPAGDGKAVTFHKAISCFPDAKLDRLAAWTAGDADEVARTSWGITRRPVSGWNLSDDPETARHWSPRARGVTVDSERGHRFEGRDAALTEIVGWLDAARPDRRVLVVTGSPGVGKSAVLGRIVTTADSVLRAELPADDKGVRATPGTVQCAVHAKGKTALEVAAEIARAASAPLPERPDDLAPAVRAELTERPRPFAIVVDALDEASTPVDARRVVGDIVLPLAQTCADVGVRLVVGTRRHDDIGDLLETFGAARALIDLDLPEYFELRDLTAYALATLQLKGSERPGNPYDDIDIAKPVAERIAERSDRNFLVAGLVAKSHGLYDTDPVDPNVLSFVGTVDNALHAFLARVPPVRGVPAADLLTVLALAYAQAPGLPADLWRIAVNALTDVPFTDRDLRAFARSSAANFLVETAHGQSYRLFHQALDDVLLEARAKLTPRAEDERAIATAFLAHGRATGWDDAPAYLLRSLSAHAAPAGMLDALLVDTGYILHADMPRLLADKHLARTHAGRTRVRLLDLTPQARRADPAERLAMLALTEKMEGIEGTFNALTGTADVPYRPIWATTRHRQEVTRFEGHTGPVRSLCALALPDGTVVLASAAADDTVRVWDPTTGSTRHVLNVGINWVRVMCAVPLPTGGTLLATAGELSGIRVWDPVTGTETYRVRGYAGLVNGLCALNDRDGTPLLVSGSTDGKLRIWDPVTGQLLRRFDGFRGALCTVPGDGPLLASGSADGSIRVWDPITGVTHRLLDDFGEPGKAMCALPGADGRVVLAISVGAHSVYLCDLQDGTTRPLGSHYAMGRAMCALPEPGGDARLAIIGDERVVRIRQVHGGSGYRVFEGHTDWVRAVCAFPVPGGGTLMATGGDDHTVRIWDYAGGDMSSGTREAVGSANALCSFTDLDGRALLAAAGSDGKVEIVDESNGASVLSYRPHNRSVNAVCVLPVPDGVYLATVGNDGTVRISDPCTGQHRHLRNEHERSVNAVCMLAIPGGRTLLVTGSNDCKARIWDLRTGRVRHDLSGHTNGVRAVCAVPFPGQDVLLATAGDDWTVRLWDPRTASPRAVLEGHTGGINALAVVPDAGGGVLLASASNDRTVRLWDPETWTVRQVLEGHTDWVNAVCVLPRRDGRVRLATASNDRTVRVWDLRSASSLTIPVHHTAHAVASVTSGLAVGMDAGIALIRLDERNVT
- a CDS encoding CU044_2847 family protein, which produces MGEVVKYELDDATQVAFEIDPGDEYRPVGTAEDVHGRVRDAIDPAVRAARVVLERLKDASPDEVEVKFGVKVSGTANWLIAKAATDANFEVKLVWRSGVPAAAPEEEPEDA